The proteins below are encoded in one region of Sporosarcina sp. FSL K6-1508:
- the pfkB gene encoding 1-phosphofructokinase, with amino-acid sequence MIYTCTITPSLDYTTYLPEFRSGKLNRSEEVHYYPGGKGINVSRVLRRLEVDNIALGFAGGFTGDYIQHYLHQEGIYTDFIQTEEITRINVKIKAGEETELNGPGPDISLEQQQQLVSKVRGMKRDDWFVLAGRFPESIPPSFFRQLAMICNDNGIRFVLDTSGPALKELIDMKPFLIKPNEQELGELFNTKITDKQQALHFARKLVATGVEHVIVSMGGEGALLVTKDMAISAEAPKGQVVNTVGAGDSLVSGFLASFTKDGDTVKAFRTGIASGSATAFQSDLCEKKDVQALMDKVLISSLDGEDVKW; translated from the coding sequence ATGATTTATACATGCACAATCACGCCCTCACTTGACTATACTACGTATTTACCCGAATTTAGGAGCGGGAAACTGAACCGTTCTGAAGAAGTGCATTATTATCCCGGAGGCAAAGGAATTAATGTTTCGCGTGTGTTACGTCGATTGGAAGTGGATAACATCGCTTTAGGTTTTGCCGGCGGTTTCACTGGTGATTACATTCAACATTATCTACATCAAGAAGGAATTTATACGGATTTCATTCAGACAGAAGAAATTACACGCATCAATGTAAAAATTAAAGCAGGTGAAGAAACAGAACTGAATGGGCCAGGTCCTGACATAAGCCTAGAACAGCAACAACAATTAGTTTCAAAAGTGCGGGGAATGAAACGAGACGACTGGTTCGTTCTTGCAGGACGTTTTCCTGAATCGATTCCGCCAAGCTTTTTCCGCCAACTTGCAATGATTTGCAATGACAACGGCATTCGTTTTGTCCTTGATACATCGGGTCCTGCGCTAAAAGAGTTGATTGACATGAAACCATTTCTTATAAAACCGAATGAGCAGGAACTCGGTGAATTATTCAATACGAAAATAACGGATAAGCAGCAAGCCCTCCATTTCGCAAGAAAATTAGTTGCAACAGGGGTTGAACATGTAATCGTCTCGATGGGCGGAGAAGGAGCACTGCTTGTAACAAAAGATATGGCCATTTCTGCGGAAGCACCGAAAGGTCAAGTTGTCAATACAGTGGGTGCCGGTGATTCACTTGTATCTGGGTTCCTTGCATCTTTCACAAAAGATGGGGATACAGTTAAGGCATTCCGGACAGGTATTGCAAGTGGAAGTGCAACTGCTTTTCAATCGGATCTATGTGAGAAAAAAGATGTACAAGCATTGATGGACAAAGTGTTGATTAGCTCATTAGATGGGGAGGATGTGAAATGGTGA